Proteins co-encoded in one Nicotiana sylvestris chromosome 7, ASM39365v2, whole genome shotgun sequence genomic window:
- the LOC138873288 gene encoding uncharacterized protein, producing the protein MAPFEALYGKRCRSTIGWFEVGEAELIGPDLVHQAMEKVKIIKQRLKTAQSRQKSYSSVHRRDLEFKEDDWVVGDPSTIVPVETIEVNEELSFEEIPVSILDREV; encoded by the exons atggcaccatttgaggcgttgtatggtaaaAGATGTAGATCTACCATTGGGTGGTTTGAGGTtggagaagctgaattgatagggccAGACCTCGTGCATCAagctatggagaaagtcaagattattaaacagaggttgaaaactgctcagagtcgccaaaagtcgtATTCGAGCGTTCATCGCAGAgacttggagttcaaagaagatgattgg gtagtaggAGATCcatccactattgtgccagttgagactattgaggttaatgaagaattatCGTTTGAAGAAATTCCAGTTTCCATACTTGATAGAGAAGTGtaa
- the LOC138873289 gene encoding uncharacterized protein, whose amino-acid sequence MSGRQNAEASPDIVTGILTVQYHDVYALIDPGSTLSYVTLFVSMEFGIEPDQLHEPFSVSTPVCESITATRVYKGCVVMVWGRDTTADLIELGMVDFDVIMRMDWLYSCFDKLDCWTRTMWLEFPNEPVVE is encoded by the coding sequence atgagtggtcgccagaatgcagaggcttctccagatattgttacaggtattctgactgtccaatatcatgatgtgtatgcacttattgaccccggttccaccttgtcctatgttaccctTTTTGTTTCTATGGAATTTGGAATAGAACCGGATCAGCTTCATGAGCCATTTTCGGTATCTACTCCAGTGTGTGAGTCTATTACGGCTACTCGAGTTTATAAAGGTTGTGTTGTTATGGTATGGGGTAGGGATACCACGGCCGATCTTATTGAATTAgggatggtcgattttgatgtaataatgagaatggattggctttattcatgctttgacAAACTTGATTGTTGGACTAGAACCATGtggcttgaatttcctaatgagcccgttgttgaatag
- the LOC138873290 gene encoding uncharacterized protein yields the protein MELCDLGASINLMPYSVFKTLGIGQPRATSMRLQMADRTMKWPLGIVDDVLVQVDKFIFPADFVILDCEVDYEVPIILGRPFLETGKALVDVEVWELTFRVGDEKVIFHMCKSMKQQNSIKVCSFVDLVTEVIIYDTSAMIMHSLYINFPSLK from the coding sequence atggaattgtgtgatttgggagcaagtatcaatttgatgccttactctgtgttcaaaactttgggtattggtcaaccgagagctacttcaatgaggttgcaaatggcggatagaacaatgaagTGGCCGCTTGGTAttgttgatgatgttcttgttcaGGTGGACAAGTTTATTTTTCCTGCAGACTTTGTGATTCTGGACTGCGAGGTCGACTATGAAGTGCCGataatattgggaagacctttccttgaaactgggaaggcattggttgatgtggaagtatgggagctcaccttccgggtgggtgatgaaaaagtgatcTTTCAtatgtgcaaatcaatgaagcaacAGAATAGTATtaaagtgtgctcttttgtggatcttgtcacggaGGTGATAATTTATGATACTAGTGCCATGATCATGCATTCATTATACATTAATTTTCCTTCTCTTAAATAA